A segment of the Nerophis lumbriciformis linkage group LG08, RoL_Nlum_v2.1, whole genome shotgun sequence genome:
gttttgaaaagtcactgtgactgatagaaaagtgatggttttagcaacattttaacctgtctgaatgctaataatcattttgcgtcggggggcgaagccctgaaccctccaccaggactttgtcctggacataccggggcctgcggcccttggaccctggtttttctgatttaaaagttggcaggtatggtgaggttataaagcttttgcctgttaaagaaaggagactgatccaatgcagcacagacttgcgcgtgccacgctgtcacgacccagacgcacaccagtgcgcaatcatatgggagccgcgctgagcgcacctccaagcgcgtctcgctgccggcgacggccaggtatgggcccacgctccagcgccatccattttcagggctagttgattcggcaggtgggttgttacacactccttagcgggttccgacttccatggccaccgtcctgctctctatatcaaccagggtgagccccacccctttcgtgagcgcactgcgcgcggagtgacccctgttacgcgcccccggcaacaggggtggcaagcaggtaagctgtgcgggcggagcgcgcggagtgacccatgttacgagcccccggccacgggggtggcgggcaggtaagctgcttacctgctgcgcgtgacgccggccgcggcgaaagcggacgaggcggggtgtcggtgcggtgggcgcggtagtgaccctggacgtgcgtcgggcccttcttgcggatcgcctcagctacggctcccggtggggccctctcgggggaaggggcctcggtcccgaaccccggcgaggcgtcccttctccgctccgtaaaagtgtccatctcttttctttttttttcttctgttgtggcatatgcagcaggtgcctgctcgtttttcgtatgtgggtaacaacatttaactatgtatatatatttccgaattggtttaactgccacccgcaaaaaaaaaaaaaaaaaaaaaaaatctaattaatccgcccgacccgacccgcgagcggataaaatcttatttttttaaatttcatccgcccgatccgcggataatccgcggactccgcggttgtgtccgcaaaccgcgcatctctaatatgtatatatatatatgtatatatatatatatatatatatatatatatatatatatatatatatatatatatatatatatatatatatatatatatgtgtgtgtgtatatatatatatatatatatatatatatatatatatatatatatatacacacgctaattgctagctgacgacatatatatatacagtgtgagtacagtatgtgtatatatgtatatatatattctgtgtggagtttgcatgttctccccgtgactgcgtgggttccctccgggtactccggcttcctcccacctccaaagacatgcacctggggataggttgattggcaacactaaaagtatatataatatatatacatatatatatatatatatatatatgtatatatacacatatacatatatatatacatatacacatatatacatatatatattatatatatatatatgtgtgtgtatatatatatatatacatatatatgtatatgtgtgtatatatatatatacatatatatgtatatatatatatatatattatacacacacacacacatatatatatacatatatatgtatatgtatatatagatatacatatatatatattatacacacatatatatatatatatatatatatatatatatgtgtgtgtgtgtgtataatatatatatatatatatatatatatatatatattgtacacacacacatacatatatatatatatatacacacacacacatatatacatatatatatatatatatgtgtatatatatatatatatatatatatatgtgtgtgtgtgtgtgtatatatatatatatatatatatatatatgtatatatatacacgctaattgctagctgatgacatatatatacagtgtgagtacagtatgtgtgtgtatatatatatatataaatatatatatatatgtatatatatatatatatgtgtgtgtatatatacatatatatatatacatatatatgtataagtgtatatatatatatatatacatatatgtatatatgtatatatagatatacatacatatatatatatataatacacacacacacacacacatatatatatataaatatatatataaatatatatatatatactgtatatatatatatatatatatatatatatatacacacagacatactgtactcacactgtatatatatatgtcgtcagctagcaattagcacactagttgccagctagctattagcggcgcTATACTATATTATTTCGATATctcagtattgcacaataacaaaagTACCTTTATGaccagtttgtttaaaaaaacacaatttcctACAGGATATATAAATAGGGGGTCCCCGCTCCATCTCTACATCTGATTAAGGGTCCTTGGCCTGTAACACTTTGAAGACCCCTGCACAAGGAAATATTTTAAATGCAGAATCATCATAGATCCCCTCTAACCTATTTTTTCATTCTCAAGCACAGTCTTAGCATACCACTTCCCATATGGTGTGCGTTCAAAAATGGCGCTCAAAAAGCATAATTGCCATTGCATGCAATTTAGCATGGCCAACAACAATGACTTGACATTTCTATGAAATGACCTCAAGCAGGTGTGCTCGATTGATTGAGTGAACTTTGCACgcgtaaggtaaaaaaaaacaggtaaaaaaaaaaaagagagagaaagtTCAATGACGTCTGTAAAAATGTTCTTTACAATGTTGTTTTGTGATACGCCAACTATCTTAAAGTTAGACataaaatcaaaatgacaaacacattgacGATTCTGCAGCGTAAAGTCATCAATAATCCGACAATTTGCTGACAAGTGTCCCAAAATGAATTGCATCATATAATCTAGTCATGATGCATCATTTCCTTCTTTCAATGATTAACACCAACTCCCTTTATAGGCTGCTGACTAACACCTGACTAAACGTCATATATAGGAAACAAGCTGGGACTAAGCCCTTCATCGCCTACTGGTGCTTGCATCTCAGCTTTGGACGCACTAACACCGAGACTACGACAGGTAAGTAGCGACAGAACACACACTGAAAGGCAAAAATACTGTACACACTTTCTTGGCTGAGAGTCACAGACGGAGGAAGTGGAGAACGAGCATATTACCTCTCAagaaaattagacttagacttagacaaacttcaatgatccacaagggaaattgttccacacagtagctcagttacaaaggatggaaaggataatgcaggtataaagtaaactaaaaatgtaccgtagtagcatataaaatataacatatatgtaatatttacatattatatatacattatatgacttatactgatatattatattatataatatatacaatatataacaattaccatgtacaatattacagtatatgtcgtAGATTTTGATAGAAAGAGTAATGCAATTAGTAAAAAACATTTATCATTTTCAGTTTACTGtacaaaaaaacatagttttcatTCACACAGGGATCCCGCTTCGTTGTGGCAACAGTACAGTAGACACAGAATTGATCCGCCGATGCCTTTTACACAAAAAGTAGCACTATTGCGCTTCCACACATGGCATCACGCAATCTATGCAAAAATCCTAACATACAAACCACTACTTTTGAAGGCAGAAAATAACCGTCTCGACTTTGTACCCCGGAGTATGTGTTCCTGCCTTTTACACAGGACAACTTGAAAagggatttattattattttttaaagatattGTACTATAAAAATAATCTAATCCAGCAGCTTTCCAAGGGAAGGAAGACTTCAGCGGGTGTCACAAAAATCAAGAATGTCTATGTTTGAACCTGCTTAGCTGACCTCAGCTATGGTAAAGGGGCACTATTATGCaaaattaacttttattacctattggtacctgctgttgtgtatttgggatctgcatatgtcctgaaatttagaaatcaaaccatggaggcatggcgaagatatttataaaacaatcttgactTCTGACATACTTccgccaaacgagccgtttgaagGTATTActgcttaaaccaggggtgtcaaactcattttaaatcgggggccacatggagaaaaatctactcccaagtgggccggactggtaaaaccacggcacgataacttaaaaataaagacaacttcagatggttttctttgtttgaaaatagaacaagcacattctgaaaatgtacaaatcacaatgttgttggttttttttttttacacttacatgttgcggactctgcaacatcgtgtggacatcgggggcggtacctctgtatTGGCAGACCggcgtggtggttcctctctttaagaaggggaactggagggtgtgttccaactatcgtgggatcacactcctcagccttcccggtaaggtctactcAGGtgaactggagaggaggctacgccggatagtcgaacctcggattcaggaggaacagtgtggttttcgtcctggtcgtggaactgtggaccagctctatactctcggcagggtccttgagggtgcatgggagtttgcttaaccagtctacatgtgctttgtggacttggagaaggcattcgaccgtgtaccccgggaagtcctgtggggagtgctcagagagtatggggtaacggactgtcttattgtggcggttcgctccctgtatgatcagtgtcagagcttggtccgcattgccggcagtaagtcagacccgttcccagtaagggttggactccgccaaggctgccctttgtcaccgattctgttcataacttttatggacagaatttctaggcgcagtcagggcgttgagggtatctggtttggtggctgcaggattaggtctctgctatttgcagatgatgtggtcctgatggcttcctctggccaagatcttcagctctcactggatcggctcgcagctgagtgcgaagcgactgggatgggaatcagcacctccaagtccgagtccatggttctcgcccggaaaagggtggagtgccatctccgggttggggaggagatcttatcccaagtggaggagttcaagtacctcggagtcttgttcacgagtgggggaagagtggatcgtgagatcgacaggcggatcggtgcggcatcttcagtaatgcggacgctgtatcgatccgttgtggtgaaggagctgagccggaaggcaaagctctcgatttaccggtcgatctacgttcccatcctcacctatggtcatgagctttgggtcatgaccgaaaggacaagatcacgggtacaagcggccgaaatgagtttcctccgccgggtggcagggctctcccttagagatagggtgagaagctctgtcatccggggggagctcaaagtaaagccgctgctcctccatatcgagacgagccagatgaggtggttcgggcatctggtcaggatgccacccgaacgcctccctaggaaggtgtttcgggcacgtccgaccggtaggaggccacggggaagacccaggacacgctgggaagactatgtctcccggctggcctgggaacgcctcgggatcccccaggaggagctggacgaagtggctggggagagggaagtctgggcttccctgcttaggctgctgcccccgcgacccgatctcagataagcagaagaagatggatggatggatgttgcggttaatagtattctatctttatttgtccttatttatactctctgaataaattatgcgataatgttcatcagtcaactcgttaattttcaatctatcaagataaaacattatATCACAATcagattacaggatgttatttatgtagtttgctaattttcctcgtctggtgtactaacatcacgtggtttattttattttattttttacatatgtagcctaatctacaaagatacaacaaagaattgctattgcgacatctagaggacacatttagaacagcagtttctttcattcaaaaaaaatTGGCTTGtttttatactgagcaaactcatctcgtgggccggataaagcctgtttgcgggcctgatccggccctcgggccatacgtttgatacccctggtttaaactgtgtgtaactttacagtggccaacaatataaaatataccggtacttgttaaataaaacttttgccttgttttcaatgaatacttaggcctactacgctactgtattttaaagttggTCATAATGTTAGTACTCGGTTGAGCCAAGTGTTTTTGAGGTGATAGTTGCTGACCAACGTTTGACAACCACTGATGtagaaatgtgaagtgaagtgaattatatttatatagctcttttctctagtgactcaaagcgctttacatagggaaacccaatacctaagttacatttaaaccagtgtgggtggcactgggagcaggtgggtaaagtgtcttgcccaaggacacaacggcagtgactaggatggcggaagcagggatcgaacctgtaaccctcaagctgctggcacagccgctctaccaaccgagctataccgccccaatgtatATGTAGAAATGTAGAAAACAAAAtctaaatatgacccctttaaaggcaATATTAACTAAGTGTAGTTTAAATAGGGAAGGGTCTCTGCTGGTTTATGTTTCAAAACCTGTATTCTCACCATAACCCAGGAATTGGGTTTGTGGCAAAGCAGTGtatacatttttactgtaaagtGTTGCAGAAGAAATCACTAAGTCTCAGCATAAGGCGCTTGCTTATCATGCAGGAAACATTACGGTGAAGCGTCAAGATGTCCCGCTAAAATCAACATGAGGATTTTACTGGCAATCTTTCTGAGCTCTttctacatctttttttttttttttttgtaaatcaggatgaagCTGCTGCTGCTTGCTGCGGCTTCCCTTCTGGCCGTGGCCAGCTGTGCAAGCATCTCTCTGGAGGACCTGGAGTTCCACGCATGGAAACTCAAGTTTGGTGAGACAGCAATTTCTCTGTCCCGATCAAATAAAAAcccgaaaaaaacaacaactttgtagaCTCTTAGGGAGGTGCTGTTACCAGGACCGTATCGTTATTCGAGTCGAATACATGTCTGAAGAGTTTTTGCCAGAAAAGTCACAGCAATTGTTACTTGGAGGATAATTattgagcaggggtgtcaaacgtacggcccgagggccggatcaggcccgcgaacaggttttatccggcccgcgggatgagtttgctaagtataaaaattaacctgaaatgttttaatgaaagaaaccgctgttctaaatgtgtccactggatgtcgcaatagcaattctttgtatctttgtaaatgATACTacctatgtacaaaataaaccacatgatgttagtgcaccagtcgaggaaaatgatcaaactacataaataacatccagtaATTGGATttggatatacatttttttatcttgatggatcgaaaattaacaccaacattatcacataatttattcagaaaatataaataacgacaaataaagatagaatactattaaccgcaacaggtaattgtaaaaaacaaaaaaaacaacaacattatgatttgtacaatttcagaatgtgcttgttctatttttaaacaaagaaaacaatctgaagttgtctttatttttaagttatcgtgctgtgattttaccagtccggcccacttggatatagatttttctccatgtggcccccgatttaaaatgagtttgacacccctgctatagagtaTTGCACTCAAATGCAAATTGAAAAATTACGGATGTTTGAAGACCTTCAATATTTTgaggaattaaaaaataaataaaaatagctaCCAAAAACAGACCTTCAAACAGTTTGTTTGTTAGAATTAAAAGAAAACTATGGTCAAAACATGATGGAACAAGAGCCCACCCAGGATAAGAatgaaaacaaaaccaaacaagaaaaaGTCAGGTAGAGTCAAACTAACTGAGGAACTTTTTGTTGTATTAGCGGTAATCATCAAAAGTACGTTTTTTATGGTGGCTTAAGTGAAATGTCTCAATTCTAGTTTAGGGATATTCAAACTAATTGGGGCCATATtttcatgataaaaaaaaaaagttaaagtaccactgatagtcacacacacactaggtgtggtgaaattaccctctgcatttgacccattcccttgttccacccccctgggaggtgaggagagcagtgagcagcagaggtggccccgctcgggaattatttttggtgatttaacccccaattccaactcttgatgctgagtgccaagcagggaggtaatggttcccatttttatagtctttggtatgactcagccggggttttaacttttgctctaaccacaaggccactgagcggaAAACTAAGGACCTGTGGGTAAAACTTCTCCCTTTTGGTCGTACTTCCCGTTTCATTTTGTATAtttctgagaaccagcgtcctctgaagtAGACATTGATTTTGGTCTAGAGTTACAAGAGCGCTccgctgtttttagggacattctGCAAAAGACCTAGTCAAATATCAGCTCTATGACAGCACACTGTTTTCAAGAATCTGCTACAAAAATTGGGAgtttctcacaagttttttttggaCTGAACTCACAGAGCCACCagctgaatagcccaaatgatgaaatagAGAGGATATAAAattgaaccttgaggaacaccactagtacaaCTAAAGACgttaaacaaatgactactgactacagcaacaccttagttacatgaatccaataaattaaaaaaacttcctAAAAGCAAAGGCCTCGAAGGGGTGCCTTGAAGAACACCTCAGTTATGGAAATCACAAGTCTAGACCCCAGTGTTCTGTGCTTGCTGGCAATGTTAAAATAATCAATGGAATGATGTGCCAATGTGTGTATAGTGGTCCAAGATCCTCtctaccagtggttctcaaacttttttcatcaagtaccacctcagacaacacttggctctccaagtaccaccaaaatgaccaacgtcaacatacagtagtgtagtaggcccaagtattcattaaaaacaaggcagaggttctgttccatccatccattttctaccacttatccctcACGAGGTTGCGGTgggagctgcattcgggcggaaggcggtgtacaccctggacaagtcgccacctcatcgcaggtgcatgtctttggaggtgggaggaagccggagtacccggagggaaaatatgcaaactccacacagaaagaccccgaacctggggatcgaacccgagatcttcttattgtgaggcacacgcagaAACCCCTGTCACACCGTGCTGcctgagttgttttttttaacaccacACACTGTAAAACCACACAATTTGGACAGTAACCCTGTGTTGAAATATTTAAGTAAGTGGTTCTTtggcgggcagcacggtgatacaggggttagtgtgtgtgcctcacaataagatggtcctgggttcgatccccgggctcggggtctttctgtgtggaattagcatgttgtccccgtgaccctaaccctaaccctaacccctaacccaggggtcggcaacccaaaatgttgaaagagccatattggactaaaaatacaaaaaaaaatctgtctggagccgcaaaaaaattaaaagccatattacatacagatagtgtgtcatgagatataaattgaattaagaggacttaaaggaaactaaatgagctcaaatatagctacaaatgaggcattgtgatgcaatatgtacatatagctagcctaaatagcatgttagcatcgattagcttgcagtcatgcagtgaccaaatatgtctgattagcactccaacaagtcaataacatcaacaaaactcacctttcatgcacaaccttaaaagtttggtggacaaaatgagacagaaaaagaagtggcataaaacacgtcctagaaagttatacatgtaaacaaagtacggtgagttcaaggaccgccaaaattagtaggacaaaacggcgctcgccaaatactcgaatcagtgaagcatgtttaatataaacagtgtgctttataacaattagggaggtttgtgtcatgtttgtcctcctacagaaaccatattaaaacaaaaaatagattgttttcccctcatctttttccatttttcatacatttctgaaaaagctccagagagccactagggcgacccctgccctaaccctacccttgcgtgggttccctcccacctccaaagacttgcacctgggaataggctgatccatccatccatccattttctaccgcttgtccctttcggggtcgctggagcctatctcagctgcattcgggggaaggcggtgtacaccctggacaagtcgctacctcatcgcagggccaacacagatagacggacaacattcacactcacattcacacactagggccaatttagtgttgccaatcaacctatccccaggtgcatgtctttggaggtgggaggaagccggagtacccggagggaacccacgcagtcacggggagaacatgcaaactccacacaaatagatcccgagcacaggatggaacccagaaccttcgtattgtgaggcagatacactaacccctctatcaccgtgctgccagaataggctgattggcaacactaaattggtcctagtgtgtgaatgttagtgtgaatgttgtctatctgtgttggccctgggatgaggtggcgacttgtccagggtgtaccccgccttttgcaCGAATGCAGCGGGGATAGGCTCCATCAAGGGAGACAAGtgatagaaaagggatggatggatgattctttggcgtaccactatctGGAGCCCGcgtacagtttgagaatcactgctctatatAACagtagcactctagtgtttttaggtatTTTActggggggacggcgtggcgaagttgggagagtggccgagggctgagggttactggttcaatccccactttctaccatcctagtcacgtccgttgtgtccttgagcaagacacttcacccttgctcctgatgggtcgtggttagggccttgcatggcagctcccgccatcagtgtgtgaatgtgtgtgtgaatgggtgaatgtggaaatagtgtcaaaagcgctttcagttccttaaaaaggcagaaaagcgctatacaagtacaacccatttaacatTTACTGTGTTTGTCTTCCCAGGGGGCTGGTATAGTGTAATTCCCGGAAcgtatttggcccgcgggccgccggTTGAATAACCCCTGTTCTAGTTCAGTCATTCCAAAAGTTGAAGATATTGTTTTGGTGTTTCGATAGTCTGCTGTGTAAGTTTTTAAAGACTATCCATGTTTTTTTAGTGGATTTAGTCCTAGTCAATAACTTCTTGTGATTGTCAGGAAAGTCCTACAGTTCTACATGGGAGGAGTCTCATCGCAAGCAAATCTGGCTGAACAATCGTCGCCTGGTCCTGGTGCACAACATCATGGCTGACCAAGGGATCCGCTCCTACCGCCTTGGAATGACCTTCTTTGCTGATTTAGAAAACCAGGAGTACAGGCGTCAGGTTTCCCAGGGATGTCTGCTCAACTTCAACACTTCCCTCCCTCGCGGCGGCTCCACTTTTCTGCCACAGTCCGAAGGAGCTGACCTACCCCACACTGTGGACTGGAGGAACAAGGGCTACGTCACCGACGTCAAGGACCAGAAGCAGTGTGGTTCCTGCTGGGCCTTCAGCACAGTAAGTACCCACAATACTGCTTTCTGCTGGACCACTGATAAAAAACCCCCCCCGATTGTAACGTCCTCTTCCTCATTCCAGACCGGGTCTTTGGAGGGTCAGACCTTCAAAAAGACTGGCAAGCTAGTGTCTTTGAGTGAGCAGCAGTTGGTCGATTGCTCTGGTGATTTTGGCAACATGGGCTGCAGTGGAGGACTCATGGACAATGCCTTCAAGTACATCCAGAAAAACGGGGGAATCGACACAGAGGTGTCCTATCCCTATGAGGCTGAGGTAACAGAAGAGCCACAGACTGTGTTTGAAGAATTCACTGTACAATTCTGTGATTATACTGCCATTTTAAGGATGCACAAAGACATGACTACCAAGGGTGGATTGTGGCCCATCTAAAAACTGAAGTCCAGCACGTTTGGGTGGTGTGAGGGCTCTGATCTGTTCGGTAACTTTCTCTGGCACGATTGGAAGAAGTGGGCCAGGATCCCCCATTGGCTACAGTCAAATCAAAGATAAACTATAACGCAATCGCTCCTCATCAGTTCTTAATGATAACTGACACATTTCATAATAGAAATAACCCACAAATTCAAAATCCTGATCACTCCGGGTGAGTACATTAGCTTGCGTAATCGAGACTTGCCATTTAATGAATGCGACCGCTCCTCTCACAAGTTATAAATGACGACTGACGCAAAagaaataatcagaatcagaatctggATCATCAGAACAACTTGATATacgactggaaataatccacacaATTAGGACGATTGCAGTAATATAGTGATGTACCAATACGAGTTCAAGGACGGCCCAGGATAGTCGGGTTATTGCACAGACTCGAATAAAGTTCCCATTTTCTACCCTCCTTCATACAGGATAGCAAATGTCGCTTCAATCCAGACAATATCGGCGCCACGTGCACAGGTTAcgtggacgtgaaaaaaggcgaCGAGCGTGACCTCCGGAAGGCCGTGGCCACCGTTGGACCGGTGTCAGTCGCCATTGATGCTTCCCATGAATCCTTCCAGCTCTATGACTCAGGTGCCTCACATTAATAGGTGTTATCGAATTTGTACCAACCAGATTTGTAATCTATTTTTGTGGTGCGCCAACAGGCCTGTACGATGAGCCACAGTGCAGCACCTCTATGTTGGACCACGGCGTGCTGGCTGTAGGTTATGGCACAGACAACGGACAGGACTACTGGCTGGTCAAGAACAGGTATTTCCTTGATGTGGTTTACGATGAATA
Coding sequences within it:
- the ctsl.1 gene encoding cathepsin L.1; the protein is MKLLLLAAASLLAVASCASISLEDLEFHAWKLKFGKSYSSTWEESHRKQIWLNNRRLVLVHNIMADQGIRSYRLGMTFFADLENQEYRRQVSQGCLLNFNTSLPRGGSTFLPQSEGADLPHTVDWRNKGYVTDVKDQKQCGSCWAFSTTGSLEGQTFKKTGKLVSLSEQQLVDCSGDFGNMGCSGGLMDNAFKYIQKNGGIDTEVSYPYEAEDSKCRFNPDNIGATCTGYVDVKKGDERDLRKAVATVGPVSVAIDASHESFQLYDSGLYDEPQCSTSMLDHGVLAVGYGTDNGQDYWLVKNSWGLVWGDKGYIKMSRNKDNQCGIATAASYPLV